In Solea senegalensis isolate Sse05_10M linkage group LG18, IFAPA_SoseM_1, whole genome shotgun sequence, a single window of DNA contains:
- the LOC122758880 gene encoding phospholysine phosphohistidine inorganic pyrophosphate phosphatase isoform X2, translating to MADRGWPDCAKSLKGVVLDLCGVLYDSGEGDGVAIPGSIEAVQRLKTSDLQLRFCTNETQATREKFVAKLQRLGFDISVSEVFSPSPAAVAVLKQRGLRPHLLVYDGVLPEFDSVDQTNPNCVLIGDAAENFSYQNLNEAFRVLMGLEKPVLFSLGRGRYYKETDGLKLDVGVYMKALEYACDLEAEVIGKPSPMFFQSVLSDMGLQPCETLMIGDDLVNDVGGAQHCRMKGVQVRTGKYRPAPTATVL from the exons ATGGCTGACAGAGGCTGGCCAGACTGTGCGAAGAGTTTGAAAGGTGTTGTGCTGGACTTGTGCGGCGTTTTATATGACAGCGGGGAGGGCGACGGCGTAGCTATACCCGGCTCCATTGAAGCCGTGCAAAG GCTCAAGACGTCCGATCTGCAGCTTCGCTTCTGCACCAACGAGACCCAGGCCACCAGAGAGAAGTTTGTGGCCAAGCTGCAGAGGCTGGGctttgacatttctgtgtctGAGGTattctctccttctcctgcagcAGTAGCTGTGCTTAAGCAGAGAGGTTTGCGGCCTCACCTGCTGGTTTATGATG GAGTTCTCCCTGAGTTTGACAGTGTTGACCAGACCAACCCAAACTGTGTGCTCATCGGAGATGCAGCTGAAAACTTCTCCTACCAGAACTTGAATGAGGCATTCAGGGTCCTAATGGGCCTGGAGAAGCCAGTGCTGTTCTCTCTGGGCAGAGG GAGATACTACAAGGAGACAGATGGTTTAAAACTAGATGTTGGGGTTTACATGAAGGCTCTGGAG TATGCCTGTGATTTAGAGGCTGAAGTCATTGGAAAGCCTTCCCCCATGTTCTTCCAGAGTGTTCTCAGTGACATGGGCCTTCAGCCTTGCGAG ACTTTAATGATTGGGGACGATTTGGTGAACGATGTCGGTGGAGCCCAGCACTGTCGTATGAAAGGTGTACAAGTCCGGACTGGCAAATACAG
- the oat gene encoding ornithine aminotransferase, mitochondrial, with protein sequence MNGMIIKLSRNLSQAAPALSRSVHSGRCLASGATSKLRTKGPLTSEEIFVREDKYGAHNYHPLPVALESGKGIYVWDVEGNRYYDFLSAYSAVNQGHCHPKIIAALTAQASRLTLTSRAFYNNVLGAYEEYITSMFGYDKVLPMNTGVEAGETACKLARKWAYNVKGVPKNKAKIIFADGNFWGRTMAAISSSTDPSSYEGFGPYMPGFELVPYNDIPALEKALQDPNVAAFMVEPIQGEAGVVVPDQGYLTKVRELCTKHNVLWIADEVQTGLARTGRRLAVDHEEVRPDVVLLGKALSGGVYPVSAVLCDDEIMLTIKPGEHGSTYGGNPVACQVAIAALEVMEEEKLSENAEIMGELLRTELRKLPKDIVTVVRGKGLLNAVVIKETRDYDAWKVCLRLRDSGLLAKPTHGDIIRFAPPLTIKEHELRECIDIIQRTILSF encoded by the exons ATGAATGGAATGATTATCAAGCTCAGCCGCAACCTGAGCCAGGCCGCACCAGCTCTCAGCCGCAGTGTCCACTCGGGTAGGTGTCTCGCCTCTGGAGCTACCTCCAAACTGAGGACTAAAGGCCCGCTCACCTCAGAGGAAATCTTCGTTCGTGAGGACAAGTATGGAGCACACAACTACCATCCCCTACCTGTGGCCTTAGAGAGTGGCAAGG GCATCTACGTGTGGGATGTGGAGGGCAATCGGTATTATGATTTCCTGAGTGCTTACAGCGCCGTGAACCAAGGACACTGCCACCCAAAGATCATAGCTGCACTCACTGCCCAGGCCTCCAGACTCACCCTGACCTCCCGAGCATTCTACAACAACGTGCTCGGAGCCTATGAGGAGTACATCACAAGCATGTTCGGCTACGATAAAGTTTTACCCATGAACACGG GTGTTGAAGCTGGCGAGACTGCCTGCAAGCTCGCCCGCAAGTGGGCTTACAATGTAAAAGGGGTTCCCAAAAACAAGGCCAAAATCATTTTTGCAG ATGGAAATTTCTGGGGGCGCACCATGGCAGCCATCTCCAGCTCCACTGATCCCAGCAGTTATGAAGGTTTTGGTCCCTACATGCCAGGATTTGAGCTTGTCCCATACAATGACATTCCTGCACTGGAG AAAGCCCTCCAAGACCCAAATGTGGCAGCTTTCATGGTGGAGCCCATCCAGGGCGAAGCTGGGGTGGTGGTGCCCGATCAGGGCTACCTGACCAAAGTCAGAGAACTTTGTACCAAACACAAT GTGTTGTGGATTGCAGATGAGGTGCAGACAGGCCTGGCACGCACCGGTCGACGGCTGGCTGTGGACCATGAGGAAGTCCGTCCGGATGTGGTACTGCTGGGAAAAGCACTTTCTGGAGGAGTTTACCCT GTATCGGCTGTGCTGTGTGACGATGAAATCATGCTGACCATCAAACCCGGGGAGCACGGCTCCACGTATGGAGGCAACCCTGTGGCCTGTCAGGTTGCTATTGCAGCACTTGAG gtaatggaggaggaaaaactgtCTGAAAACGCTGAAATAATGGGAGAGCTGCTACGGACTGAGTTGCGAAAACTCCCAAAAGACATTGTGACAGTAGTCAGAGGAAAAGGCCTCCTCAATGCAGTTGTCATCAAAGAGACCAGAG ACTACGACGCATGGAAGGTGTGCTTACGCCTGCGTGACAGTGGACTGTTGGCCAAGCCCACCCATGGTGACATCATCCGCTTTGCCCCTCCCCTCACCATCAAGGAGCACGAGCTGCGCGAATGCATTGACATCATCCAGAGGACCATCTTGTCTTTCTAA